A DNA window from Rhizobium jaguaris contains the following coding sequences:
- the lspA gene encoding signal peptidase II, whose amino-acid sequence MNEQTPAKPALFSRPLPILIFIVVAVILDQAVKIMVDNWLPLQEMVPVVPMLALYRTYNLGVAFSMLSGMDGWFIVGMRLVIVVFVLWLWRRTPNHRWLAHLGFALIIAGALGNLVDRFLYGHVIDYILFHTETWSFAVFNLADSFITVGAGCVILDELLLPKKAKA is encoded by the coding sequence ATGAACGAACAAACGCCCGCAAAACCCGCGCTGTTTTCCCGGCCGTTGCCGATCCTGATTTTCATTGTGGTCGCCGTCATCCTTGACCAGGCCGTCAAGATCATGGTCGACAATTGGCTGCCTTTGCAGGAGATGGTGCCGGTCGTTCCGATGCTGGCGCTCTATCGCACCTATAATCTCGGCGTCGCTTTTTCGATGCTGTCGGGCATGGACGGCTGGTTCATCGTCGGCATGCGGCTCGTCATCGTAGTTTTCGTGCTCTGGCTCTGGCGGCGTACGCCCAATCATCGCTGGCTCGCCCATCTGGGCTTTGCCTTGATCATCGCGGGCGCGCTCGGCAACCTGGTCGACCGGTTCCTCTACGGCCATGTGATTGATTACATTCTTTTCCATACGGAGACGTGGTCGTTCGCCGTCTTCAATCTCGCCGACAGTTTCATCACGGTCGGGGCGGGTTGCGTCATTCTGGACGAGCTGCTCCTGCCGAAAAAGGCGAAAGCGTAA
- a CDS encoding TrmH family RNA methyltransferase yields the protein MIHDFRNDGPRKVGHVKEVTSLANPIIKDIKALTNKKSREESGDFLAEGLKLVIDALELGWTIRTLVYAKAAKGKPLVEQVAAKTVAAGGLVLEVSEKVIASITRRDNPQMVVGIFDQRWRQLRDVRPKTGETWVALDRVRDPGNLGTIIRTSDAAGASGVILVGETTDPFSLETVRATMGSVFAVPVVKATPEEFLAWKRTAGVSVVATHLAGAVDYRTIDYKKRPIVLLMGNEQSGLPDALAKEADALARIPQAGRADSLNLAVATAVMLFEARRHLLTLSETR from the coding sequence ATGATTCACGATTTCCGCAATGACGGCCCTCGCAAGGTCGGACATGTCAAGGAGGTCACCTCCCTTGCCAATCCGATCATCAAGGACATCAAGGCGCTGACCAATAAGAAGTCGCGCGAGGAAAGCGGCGACTTCCTCGCGGAAGGCTTGAAGCTGGTTATCGATGCCTTGGAGCTCGGCTGGACCATTCGCACGCTGGTCTACGCCAAGGCAGCGAAAGGCAAGCCTCTGGTCGAGCAAGTCGCTGCCAAAACCGTCGCTGCCGGCGGGCTTGTGCTCGAAGTCAGCGAAAAGGTTATCGCCTCCATCACCCGCCGCGACAATCCCCAGATGGTGGTTGGCATTTTCGATCAGCGCTGGCGGCAGCTCCGGGACGTCAGGCCGAAGACCGGCGAGACCTGGGTGGCGCTCGATCGCGTACGTGACCCCGGCAATCTCGGCACGATCATCCGCACCTCGGATGCAGCCGGTGCCTCAGGCGTCATCCTCGTTGGTGAGACGACGGACCCGTTTTCGCTGGAAACCGTCAGGGCAACCATGGGCTCGGTCTTCGCGGTTCCCGTCGTCAAGGCGACGCCGGAGGAATTTCTGGCCTGGAAGAGGACGGCCGGAGTCTCTGTCGTCGCCACCCATCTGGCCGGCGCCGTCGATTACCGGACGATCGACTACAAGAAAAGGCCCATCGTACTGCTGATGGGCAACGAACAATCCGGTTTGCCGGATGCCTTGGCGAAGGAGGCCGATGCGCTTGCTCGCATCCCGCAGGCCGGCCGCGCCGACAGCCTCAATCTGGCGGTGGCGACGGCCGTGATGCTGTTCGAAGCCCGCCGCCATCTTCTGACCCTCAGCGAGACGCGATGA
- a CDS encoding adenylate/guanylate cyclase domain-containing protein: protein MSEAQPLFEVLRHSARPEIVDAIERLVLNAPDRKLNRVNALAFAAEHGFDEEQTINAFLHASRLGLFEISWNVLCPGCGGVLDANTSLKTVQSETYSCALCAAGYEPTLDEMVEVTFTVTPRVRHIEAHTPHELSAFEYFRQIYWGSGVDLPDDGYEETVDQFMLEALELPAGEKAVVSLQLPAEYVIIFEPVTHAAQFLDVKGEPSKERQTISLVFDRVHRHGEAITLRPGPLRILMENHTEVRTLPSICVANDVLHGLLGRRRPFLTAKRLLSNQTFRDIHRTDTIDVDQRLKITSLTFLFTDLRGSTALYERVGDLAAFDLVRTHFSILHEIVGAEAGAVVKTIGDAVMATFPTPDRALVAAMRMREAMINLNEQRGSDDLLLKIGIHEGPCIAVSLNERQDYFGQTVNIASRVQHLANSREIFATGSVLDNPGAAEFLTTRGLKPQSHHVSLRGIKDEIDIFAIP from the coding sequence ATGAGTGAAGCCCAGCCCCTGTTCGAAGTGCTGCGCCATTCAGCGCGGCCAGAAATTGTCGACGCCATCGAACGGCTGGTTCTTAACGCACCGGACCGCAAGCTCAATCGTGTGAACGCGCTTGCCTTCGCAGCCGAGCACGGCTTCGATGAAGAGCAGACCATCAACGCTTTCCTGCATGCATCTCGCCTGGGCCTCTTCGAGATATCCTGGAATGTTCTTTGCCCCGGTTGCGGCGGGGTGCTGGATGCCAATACCTCGCTGAAGACTGTTCAGAGCGAGACATATAGCTGCGCGCTTTGCGCCGCCGGTTATGAGCCGACCCTCGACGAGATGGTCGAGGTTACATTCACCGTCACCCCGCGTGTGCGTCACATCGAGGCTCACACTCCACACGAATTGTCGGCCTTCGAATATTTTCGCCAGATCTATTGGGGCTCGGGCGTCGATCTTCCCGATGATGGTTACGAGGAGACGGTCGACCAATTCATGCTGGAAGCGCTGGAACTGCCTGCCGGCGAAAAAGCTGTTGTGTCGCTTCAGTTGCCGGCGGAATACGTCATCATCTTCGAGCCGGTCACGCACGCGGCACAATTCCTGGACGTGAAAGGCGAACCCTCGAAGGAACGGCAGACCATTTCGCTCGTGTTCGATCGCGTGCACCGACATGGCGAAGCCATCACCTTGCGACCCGGCCCCCTACGCATTCTGATGGAAAATCATACGGAGGTCCGCACACTGCCGTCGATCTGCGTGGCCAACGACGTACTTCACGGCCTGCTGGGCAGGCGACGCCCATTCCTGACCGCCAAGCGGTTGCTCTCCAACCAAACCTTCCGCGACATCCACCGCACGGACACGATCGACGTGGACCAGCGGCTGAAGATCACCAGCCTTACCTTTCTTTTCACCGATTTGCGCGGTTCGACGGCGCTGTACGAAAGGGTCGGCGACCTTGCCGCATTCGATCTGGTCAGGACCCATTTCAGCATCCTGCATGAGATCGTCGGCGCAGAGGCTGGAGCTGTCGTCAAAACCATCGGCGATGCAGTCATGGCCACTTTCCCGACCCCGGACCGGGCATTGGTCGCGGCAATGCGCATGCGCGAAGCAATGATCAACCTCAACGAGCAACGTGGCAGCGACGATCTACTTCTAAAAATCGGCATTCATGAGGGACCGTGCATCGCGGTCAGCTTGAATGAGCGGCAGGACTACTTCGGACAGACGGTCAACATCGCCTCTCGCGTGCAGCATCTCGCCAATTCGCGCGAGATATTCGCCACCGGTTCCGTACTCGACAACCCCGGTGCCGCCGAATTTCTGACGACGCGCGGCCTGAAGCCGCAATCTCATCACGTTTCGCTTCGCGGAATTAAGGATGAGATCGATATTTTTGCGATTCCCTGA
- a CDS encoding hybrid sensor histidine kinase/response regulator, with protein sequence MSTLANLQEKLVAAIADDHTKPRERPVEDAPLAAADPIEISPANIPDAPQSAFPQWLQRHWLSGGGLIGGVALMSVGYAGGPLALAALLGLIALTIVVAGIFRRRHAARKILTDAPTLSEHEHDRLWESNESTSLLATIHDALGDITVTRDIERRIVHANATFRKLTGKSNPEGLTLEEAGLAFRTATASQRQDAEISTPEGPRIFAWHDVMFRDPATGQLRIQSVARDVTEERQAARLREEARLKAEYNSAAKSRLLATVSHEVRTPLSGILGMNHLLAQTPLTREQANYLTGIRQSGNALVQLVEDLLDFSTIEVGRFQLRPRAEHLRPLLEGVVEMLAHRAHEKGIEIAATVAADVPETMEFDPARLRQVLFNVIGNAVKFTQSGGVLIRAGLDGDNLVISVRDSGPGMTEEEQAHIFGEFEQAGNVLDRSAGTGLGLAISARILREFGGALSVASERGKGSEFTIRFPISIIAGESEHSRRGDLLEASGVLLLAPEGAASTAIAETIRTLGGRCRLIGPDDVENLTHSAVRCEDGPLTDVIVDHRMAPWYFREGTELAASGFRKIFLVNPEERNTHPLDLFDAWLIRPLREQSLIDVLSGRMRGMEKRDVLNDSPSGFGLVTPEATDIALNVLLGEDDPVNAMLVRAMLAKAGHRVRLVEDFGGLLARAENSENRPDVVVTDLTMPGGEGAAMLAQLRALERRYGLSPLPVIVLTADSRDAIRRQALLAGADAVIVKPVDPGRLIAEVQGLSRQALRRT encoded by the coding sequence ATGAGCACTCTGGCAAACCTGCAGGAAAAGCTTGTCGCCGCCATCGCCGACGACCACACTAAGCCGCGCGAACGGCCGGTCGAAGACGCGCCTCTCGCCGCCGCCGATCCCATCGAGATTTCGCCGGCTAATATTCCGGATGCGCCACAGTCTGCGTTTCCCCAATGGCTGCAACGCCATTGGCTGAGCGGCGGCGGCTTGATCGGCGGCGTGGCGCTCATGTCGGTCGGCTATGCGGGTGGCCCGCTGGCACTTGCCGCGCTGCTTGGCCTGATCGCACTGACGATCGTCGTTGCCGGCATCTTCCGCAGGCGGCATGCCGCCCGCAAGATTCTGACGGATGCGCCCACACTTAGCGAACACGAGCATGATCGTCTCTGGGAGAGCAACGAAAGCACGAGCTTGCTTGCCACCATCCACGATGCGCTTGGCGATATCACCGTGACGCGCGACATCGAACGCCGCATCGTCCATGCCAATGCCACCTTCCGCAAACTGACCGGCAAATCGAACCCAGAAGGTTTGACGCTGGAGGAGGCAGGTCTTGCCTTCCGCACCGCGACAGCTTCGCAGCGTCAAGACGCCGAGATTTCCACGCCGGAAGGCCCGCGCATCTTTGCCTGGCACGATGTCATGTTCCGCGATCCCGCGACTGGACAGTTGAGAATCCAGAGCGTCGCCCGCGATGTCACTGAGGAGCGGCAGGCCGCGCGTCTCCGCGAAGAAGCACGGCTGAAGGCAGAATATAACAGCGCCGCCAAATCGCGGCTGCTCGCCACCGTCAGCCACGAGGTTCGAACGCCGCTGTCGGGAATTCTCGGTATGAACCACCTGCTTGCCCAGACGCCGCTGACGCGGGAGCAAGCCAACTATCTGACCGGCATCCGCCAGTCCGGCAATGCCCTCGTACAACTCGTAGAAGACCTGCTGGATTTTTCGACGATCGAAGTCGGCCGCTTCCAGCTACGGCCGCGCGCAGAGCACCTGCGGCCGCTGCTGGAAGGCGTCGTCGAAATGCTCGCCCACCGCGCCCATGAAAAAGGTATAGAAATTGCCGCGACCGTCGCGGCGGACGTTCCCGAAACCATGGAATTCGATCCCGCCCGGCTCCGCCAGGTGTTGTTCAACGTCATCGGCAATGCGGTGAAATTTACCCAGAGCGGCGGCGTCCTGATCCGCGCTGGCCTCGATGGCGATAATCTGGTGATATCGGTCCGCGACAGCGGCCCGGGAATGACTGAGGAAGAGCAGGCGCATATCTTCGGCGAATTCGAACAAGCCGGCAATGTGTTGGACAGAAGCGCCGGCACCGGCCTGGGGCTTGCGATCTCCGCCCGCATCCTGCGCGAGTTCGGCGGCGCATTGAGCGTCGCCAGCGAGCGCGGCAAGGGCAGCGAATTCACCATCCGCTTTCCCATTTCCATCATCGCTGGAGAAAGCGAACACAGCAGGCGCGGCGACCTGCTCGAAGCGTCCGGCGTCCTGCTGCTGGCACCCGAGGGGGCGGCAAGCACCGCAATTGCCGAGACCATCCGCACGCTCGGCGGCCGCTGCCGCCTGATCGGTCCCGACGATGTGGAAAATCTGACACACTCTGCCGTCCGTTGTGAAGACGGGCCTCTGACGGATGTCATCGTCGATCATCGCATGGCGCCATGGTATTTCCGGGAGGGAACCGAACTGGCCGCCTCCGGCTTCAGAAAGATTTTTCTGGTCAATCCCGAGGAGCGCAACACGCATCCGCTCGATCTTTTCGATGCCTGGTTGATCCGTCCGTTGCGCGAACAATCGCTGATCGATGTGCTGAGCGGTCGCATGCGCGGCATGGAAAAGCGCGATGTGCTAAACGACAGCCCATCCGGATTCGGTCTTGTGACGCCGGAAGCGACGGATATCGCCCTTAACGTTCTGCTCGGGGAAGATGATCCCGTCAATGCCATGCTGGTGCGCGCCATGCTCGCCAAAGCTGGCCACAGGGTTCGCCTCGTCGAGGATTTCGGCGGCCTGCTCGCCCGTGCCGAAAATAGCGAGAATCGCCCTGACGTCGTCGTCACCGATCTCACCATGCCCGGCGGTGAGGGTGCCGCGATGCTCGCACAACTGAGGGCGCTGGAGCGCCGGTACGGGCTTTCACCGCTGCCAGTGATCGTGCTGACGGCCGACAGCCGCGACGCTATCCGCCGTCAGGCTCTGCTGGCCGGGGCCGACGCCGTCATCGTCAAGCCGGTCGACCCCGGGCGCCTGATTGCCGAAGTACAAGGCCTGTCGCGGCAGGCTCTCCGGCGTACCTAG